In Lacinutrix sp. Bg11-31, the DNA window TTAACGAAGATCCAGTAACTGAAGAAGGTATTGTAGAGATATTAGGTGTTGGTAGCGCAGGTATTGATGCTGTTATGGCAAAAATAGATGCTATCTTATTTAAGCCGAAAGTAGGTGAAACATACGAAGTCAAAGTTATAAAAATGTTAGATTTTGGTGCTGTTGTTGAATATATGGATGCTCCAGGAAACGAAGTGTTATTACACGTAAGTGAATTAGCATGGGAACGTACAGAAAGTGTAACAGACGTTGTTAATATGGGTGACGTTTTCAATGTGAAGTATTTTGGACTTGACCCAAGAACTCGTAAAGAAAAAGTATCTCGTAAAGCATTGTTAGAAAAGCCTGAAGGTTATGTAGCAAGACCACCAAGAGATGACAATCGTTCTGGTGGACGTGATAACAGAGGTAGAGACAACCGTCGTGATGACAGAAAACCTAGAGCTCCAAGAAAAGAAGATTAATTCTTTTTAGCTTATATATTTGAAAGCCCATCAAAATTTGATGGGCTTTTTTGTATTAAATAATCTACCTGATTTATTCTAAAATTAAATTAATTCTCTGGTAATTGCTCTGAAAGAGAAAACAAATTACTGTTTGATGTATTATCAGGATGTGATAATATAATATCCTTTATTGTATTAGAATCATTTACAGAACCTTGATAACGAACTGTTCTATCTAAATTAACATCGGCATTATCGTAAATATTAAACGAAAATAAACTACAGAGATTTGGCATATACCTTCTATAAATAGTACTTTAAAACAGATTCATTTATACTACCAAGCAGGACAGATTTCTACTGTAACAGCTTTACTGCTTTGCGACTTATTAAAAAAACTAATTAAAGCCATTGCTGTTAAACTATGAAATACGAATTTAGAGTTTAAACTCTATTACAACGAACTACACTTAATGAATAATAATGTATTGGTAAACACGCCAAATGCGCAAATGCTAATGCACCTTTTACATTACTCTCTTGTTATAAGACTAGCGATAAACATACTTGTAATGAAGCAGAAACTTTTTTAAACAAACAGCTACAGAATTCTAAGCTATTAAATACTGTTGGCGAAAAAGAACGCAATACTTTTTTTAATAAAATCTATGCTAAAATTAATGCATTACATAATTTAATTGAAGCCACTCAAGTTTTAGATTTTGAGTAAGCCATATGAGTAAGCGCGTTAAGGATGGGAATGGCATCCTTTTTTTATTTTTCTTAAAAAAAGATATAATGTACAGCCTGACGTTTTTAAGCTTTTTTGGCTTAAAAAGGGAACGCCAAAAAAAAATAATTAAAGTTTTTTGTAACAAAATGTATCTTTTGTGCGTATAACTATTGATAGCAATTTATTCACTCCTATTTACTAGGAATTAATTTCAACTTACATACATGAGACAACTTAAAATTACCAAGCAGGTAACCAACCGTGAGACCGCATCATTAGACAAATACTTACAAGAAATTGGAAAAGTTGACTTAATTACCGCAGACGAAGAAGTAGAATTAGCACAACGTATTAAGGCTGGCGACCAGTTAGCTCTTGAGAAATTGACGAAAGCTAATTTACGTTTCGTAGTATCGGTAGCTAAGCAATACCAAAACCAAGGTTTAACGTTACCAGATTTAATTAACGAAGGTAATTTAGGTTTAATTAAAGCTGCACAACGTTTTGATGAAACGCGTGGTTTTAAATTTATCTCTTATGCTGTATGGTGGATTAGACAATCTATTTTACAAGCGTTAGCAGAGCAGTCTCGTATTGTACGTTTACCGTTAAACAAGATTGGTTCTATTAATAAAATAAACAAAACTTTTGCCTTTTTAGAGCAAGCACACGAGAGACCTCCAAGTGCTGAAGAAATTGCAAAAGAGTTAGATATGACTATTAACGACGTTAAGGAATCTATGAAGAATTCTGGGCGTCACGTAAGTATGGATGCTCCTTTAGTTGAAGGTGAGGATTCTAACTTATACGATGTATTAAATTCTGGCGAGTCGCCAAATCCTGATCGTAACTTATTACATGAGTCTTTACGTACTGAGATTGAACGTGCTCTTGAAACTTTAACGCCTCGTGAAGCAGATGTTATTAGATTGTACTTTGGTTTAGGAAACCAACACCCAATGACTCTTGAAGAAATTGGCGAAACTTTTGACTTAACACGTGAACGTGTAAGACAAATTAAAGAAAAAGCTATTAGAAGATTAAAACATACATCTAGAAGTAAAATATTAAAAACTTACTTAGGATAAATTTTAAATTCCTAAACAATAACTAAATCTCAAAAAGTAATTTTTGGGATTTAGTTATTGAACCCAAAATTTTGGAAGGAATTTTACAGTAACAAACAGTTATTCATAACTGTTCGTTTTTTGATTGATGAAAGAAACCACGGCTGATTACCGTGGTTTCACTTTTTATAAACTTACCTAATACAACAAATCAATAAACTTAGCAAAAATGGTCTTTTAACCGTTAATACCTGCTCTTTATCGATTAAACATAGTATAAAGGGTGTAGATAGTCCGCTTTAAGTGAATTTTATCAAATTTGGTAATACCCAAATCCTACTATTTTATGTTAAAATCTATTTGCTATAGAAGCACCTTAAACAAGGAGCTTTCTATTCTTGAAACAGAATCCCTGTTTGATAATTGTAAAAAAAACAACGACTCCCTTAATATAAAAGGCCTATTGTTTAAGTCTAATACTAATTATTTTCAAATAATTGAAGGAGATGAGCAATGTATTGACTCTTTATTTTCTAAATTAAAAGGAGATAAAAGACATAAGGATATTAAAGAGTTAGTAAACCAGAGAATAGGTGATTTTACATTTAATAATTTTACAACGGGCTATTCTCATGTAGAAGATTTAGATACCATATTTGGGCTTCAAGAATACCACAACTACATGGAATCTGAAGATTTACCTGAAAAAAAATATTTTATGGAGATAATATCAAATCTATTTAGTGTTGAGCTATAAAAGTATTAGTTTTGTTTAACACAACTAAAATTTTACATAATGGCTAATAAACTAATTGCTCCTTCAATGCTTGCTGCCGATTTTGGCAACTTACAACGTGATACAGAAATGGTTAACAATAGTGATGCCGATTGGTTTCATATTGACGTAATGGATGGACACTTTGTTCCAAACATTTCTTACGGAATGCCAATTATTGCTGCTATTAAAAAACACGCTACAAAACCTTTAGACGTGCATTTAATGATAGAAAAGCCTGAACGTTATATTGAGGAATTTGCAAAGGTTGGCGCAGATATTATTACTGTACACCATGAATCTACAGTACATTTACATAGAACATTAAGACAAATTAAAGATGCTGGCTGTAAAGCTGGTATTGTTTTAAATTTAACAACTCCTGTTTCTGTTTTAGAAGATATTCTACCAGAATGCTATATGGTTTTATTAATGTCTATTAACCCTGGTTTTGGTGGTCAGAAATTTGAAGATATTACGTATCAACGTGTAAAGAAATTACGCAAAATGATAACTGAACAAGGTTTAGACACTAAAATTGAAATTGATGGTGGTGTAACAGATAAAAACATAGAAAAACTAGTAGAGGCAGGTGCTGATGTTTTTGTAGCTGGAAGTCATGTTTTTAAAAGTAGTGATCAAGCAGCTACTATTAAGAATTTAAAAACTTTAGCAAATAGTTAATAGCCTGCAAAATTGAAATTGAGCATTTGCTTTACTTTCTCGTATATTTTTGGAAAATGAGATTGAAACTCTACGGGAGTTTCTATAAAATTCTCGACTAAAACAGAGATAAACTCAAAATGATTTTCGAAAGCGTAATCCCTAAAATACCCAGAGGAAATAAGCCTTTGTTTTAATGCCAGATTTGCGTCTAAATACGTAGTAAGCTCTTGAAATGAATCTAAAAATATAGCTGCACTTGTACTATATTTTCTGGATTTTAAAAATGTAACATGTATGGCATGAATACACTCATGGACTCCCAAATTTAAGTTGTCGTTTTCTATAGTGTATCCTTCTTCAAAATCTTCCCAAGAGAAAATTAACGCATTATAAGCCATATTAAATTCGCCTTTATGCATTTGCTTGTTAACTGTAGAATAATAAGCGTTAGGGTATATAATTATTTTATCAAGGACATCTATCTTGTAATTTCTAAAACCAAAAGTTAATTTTGTAGCAGTAGCTGCAATCTTAACTTTCATAACATTATTTACATCTATTTCTTTACCAACAAACTCCCAGTTTTTAATAAAGTATTGAATACGATGATCGAAATTCTTTTTTTCTACAAGATCTAGTTTATTGTAAAAAGAAAATTCTTGTTTAAGTATTAATTTATAAGGTTTAGAAAGCTTATTTCTTTTAAAATAAAAATGAGTAAAAAACTGTTTCTTTTTAAAATACTCAACAAAGGCCATTTCAAAGAAAAGAAACAAGCCACGAAGAATGGTAAAAAGTACAAGTAAAGCCGTTATTACACTTAAAGTTATAATAACTATTTTAAATATTAATAGCTCTTCCTTTTCTTGAAATAGAAAAGCAATTTTTATTAAAATATTGTTCATTTATGTTTTTTATAACCTATAAAAATTTAGAAAGTAAAATGTAATATTTAATGTAGATTATCTTAATAGTGAAATTAATTAGCGTCGATTTCTTATACACTATTCACTATTTAAAAAAAGCATCACTAAGCTTTAAAGCTGCTGGCCATTTCTTATTTCTACTTATTAAAAAATCTTTTTTAGCATTACTATTATCATTTAGCTTTAAGTAAGAAACTCCTCTACTGTATTCTGGTCTCCCATTATTTAAATACTTATCGTTAATCACTTTAGTGAAGTAAGGAATTGCATCTTTATAATTTTTTATTAGGTTCTCTAATAAACCTAATTTAAAGTGCGTAGGCAAGTTATTTGGTTCTAGTTCTAAAACTTTAAGAAATTGAATTCTTGCTTTAGCATAATCTTTTTGATTAAAATAATTATTAGCTGCTTTAAAGTATTCTGTCATTTCATCAACAACACTCTTATCTAGCTTACTTCCTATAGCATCATACTTAGGTTTTGTAGACATTATTTTAACAAGTTCACTTTTAAAACTTATAAGCTCTTTGTCGTATGGATAACTTTCTAAGGCATAATTAACTTTACTTAAAGCTAAAGAATCGTCTCTATAATAGTTTCTTATATCATTACACATATGTAGCCATGCTGTAATATTTTGAGGTCTAACTTTAAAATGCCTATCATATAAATTGAACAATGCTACGGTATCTTTACGTTTTTTATATATGCCCTTTAGAATAAAAAAATTAGATTCGACACTTGGTACTGCATCAAAAACTTCTTTAGAATAAACGAATGCACTATCCTCCTTTTTAAGAACATTATACGTCATTGCTTTTAAAGTTCGTGGCCACATATCGTTCTCAACTCTTGAAATAGAAGCGTCCAAATGCTTTAATGCTATATCATACTTTTTATTATTAATAGCAAACATTGCCTTAATGTCATCATTTGTTGTGCCTATTTGATTTACATATGGGTAATCGGGTAGCATAGCAACCACCTGTTTGTATGAATATTTATATTTTTGAGTAAAGGCATCTTTAGTCTTTAATTCTTTCATTAATGTAAACTGAACTTTTGATGCACTATAATCTCTATAAAGATTAACAGCATTCAATAACATTATAAAAGCTATAGAAAACCCAATTACCTTAGTTCTTTTAGTAATTTCAAGGCTCTCTTTAACTTGACTATCTTTACTTGAGAATCCTAAAATAATTGCCAATATAAATGCGAGCACAATTTGAATTGGTGCTCTGTCGTGAGGGAAATTAAAAAAGGCATCAATCATGTAGCCTATTAAAGCTAGAGCTATGGTAATAGTGAAAAACCTGTCTAAATTAGTTTTTAAACTTCTAAAAAAGATAACTAACAACACGAAGCTTATTATGTAGACACTTAAATATAATAGAAATCCTATAATACCTGTTTCAGCTAAAGCTTGTAAATAATCATTATGAACGTGTGTCGAAAAGATAACTTGTTTATTACTCCTATTTATTGCTAAATCTGCTCTCGAGTTATGTCTCCAATTACCTATCCCTACACCAATAATTGGTGATTTTTTAAAATCTTTAATAGCAGAGTTCCAAATATCTTTTCTTCCTGAGCCATTAACTAAATTCGACTTTCCTTTTGGGTTATATAAATCCTTTTCTAGTTTAGTAGAAAACAAGTCTACGTAAGAATTTATTTTATTATTATAAATTTTATTTATAGATATAGAAAAGCCCAAAGCCATTAATGCAACAATAAGTAGCGGCATAATGGTTTTAAAACTTTTCTTAATAGAATATTTTGAAATAATAAAATAGGCGATTGAAAAAACAACCAAAACAATTGCCATAATTAAAGCAGCCGTTCGTGTACCAATTAGAAAAAGACTTGCAATTATAAAGAATATAGCTATTAAAGGAAGGATTCTTTTTAAACCTTTTAATTGTTGAAAAACATATAATAAGAATGGTAATTTTATTACTATTGCTGCAGCAAGAATATTTCGATTACCATATCGATGAGGAATCCCTTGTAATAGTTCTGTTGTTCTTAGTGCACTTGATTTAGTAAAAAAATAATATACAACCTCAAAAGATTCTATAAATAAAACTGAACTAATTAATAGACTAAATCCTAAATAACTAAAAGAATTCTTATCCCTAAAAACTATATATAAATTAAAAATACAAAATATAAAAGTGAATATTCTTGATATATAAACTATACTTTCGTCAATAATAATTGACTGAGTCATAGATAAACAAGACACAATAAAAGTCAATATTTGAATTCCAAAAAATAATTTTACATATTTTGGAAAAGCAAAAGACAAATATCCTGGTGTAAGTAAATAATACAAAAAAACTACAACATTTAATGTCCCTATATAAAACCACTGAGTAGCAGCAAAATCAAAAGCACCTAGTGATGGCACAAATAGAGTTATTAAATACAAAAAAATAATTACGTAATTTACATTATTTGTTTTTTTAAAAAGGGTATTCATTATATTTACTTGTTAATTAAAAACAAAGCTTTAAATAAATTACAGCTTTTTTCGTGACTGTGATAGGATTCGAACCTACAACCGTTGGAGCCGAAATCCAATACTCTATCCAATTGAGCTACACAGCCAGTTAATGTGATGTTATGATAATTTACTTTTTACAATTGTAGAAATTATTTTACCATCTGCTCGTCCAGCTACTACTTGGTTAACTATTCCCATTACTTTTCCCATATCTTTCATGCCTTGCGCTCCTGTTTTTGTAATAGCATCTTCTACCAGCTTCCCTACTTCGGCTTCGCTCATAGCTTCTGGTAAAAACTGAGAAATAACTTCTGCTTCTTCTAGTTCTGGTGTTGCCAAATCTTCTCTACCTTGTTCTAGAAAAATAGCTGCACTATCCTTTCGCTGCTTAACTTGTTTTTGTAATATTTTAAGCTCTTGCTCTTCGGTTAATTCTTCTTTAGCTCCACTTTCTGTTTGTGCTAATAGTATTGCAGATTTCACGGCTCTTAAAGCGGTTAATGCAACTGTATTCTTGCTTTTCATAGCCACTTTTAAGGCTGTCATTATATTTACTGATAAACTCATAATATTATTGTTTTTGGATTACGAAGATAGGAAAAAGTAAGAAATTAGATCAGGCCTCTAGGTATTAAAAAAACAAAACCCAAAACGCTGAGGGACGTTTTGGGTTTAAAAGGATTAAATATCTTGTTATGCTATTAATCAATACTATTTAATCTACGTTATCGTGTAAGAATGAATTGTTATTTCTTAATTGAATATCGTCATTATCATCTATGCTTAATGTTGTTTTAGACACATTAGTTTCAGATGATGAATGTCGCGCTTCATCCAAACTTAAACCTTGACGTTTGTAAGCTGGTATTTTTTCGATATCATCAATTTTAGAAGCATTAAATTTATGATTGAAAGACTTCATTTTTAGCCTTCTGTCATCTGCTCTATCTTTTAAAATATCTGAAATAGAACTGTTCATTGGATCTAAATCCTCTTCTGGAGTTTCAACAACTTCTTCTTGAGTAATTACTTTCTTTTCGAAAACAACTTCTGTATCTACTATCTCTTCTACTTTTACTTCTTCTTTTTTAGTATTTATAGCAGGACTATCGTCATAATCATCAAGAACATAACGAACCTCTTCGTTTTCAAGGACTTGGGTAACTGGAACTAGCTCAACATGATCCTTTACTTCTATCTCGTTTAAATCGAAAACGATACTCTCCTCTGCTTCTAATTCTACCTCTACACTTTCTTCATTTATTGGCAAATCGAAACTTAAAGTAATTTGTTTCTTTTCTTCCTCTTCTTCAATTTCGATAGCTACAAAATTATTAGTATTATTTTCGGTTGAAGTAATAATAAACTCTTCTTCAGTATTAAAAGTAGCTAAAACTTCATCGTAAACAACATCAATGTTTTTGATAACTTCAGAAGTTGGAATTAAACCTAACGCTTCTAAAGAAACACTTCTCTGCTTGTTCACCAAATTCATTTCCATTACACTTAATGAATCTTCGGTATCTTCATCTAGATTCAAAGTATGTTTTACAACTTTAGGTGGTTCTGGTTTTTGTAAAATAACTTCTGGCGTAATAATAGCTGGAGGCGTTAAATCTTTTTCAATACTTTGGTCTTCTTCTAAAGCATGAATAACCTTTTTAGTTTCTGTGTTAGAGATCTCGTCTTGCTGTTCTATATTAAAACCAGTAGCAATAATAGTTACTGCAATAGATTCCTCTAAAGACTCGTCTTCACCAACACCCATAATAATGTTAGCTCCATGTCCAGCTTCTACTTGAATGTGATCGTTAATTTCACCAATTTCATCTATAGTAATTTCTTGAGAACCAGAAACGATTAGCAACAATACGTTTTTAGCTCCTGTAATCTTATTATCGTTTAATAGTGGTGAATCTAATGCTTTAGAAATGGCTTCGTGTGCGCGGTTTTGTCCTGAAGATGTAGAAGAACCCATTATTGCTGTTCCACTATTACTTAGTACCGTTTTTGCGTCACGTAAATCAATGTTTTGTGTATAGTGATGTGTAATTACTTCTGCAATACCACGAGATGCTGTAGCCAAGACTTCATCAGCTTTTGAGAATCCGGCTTTAAATCCAAGATTACCGTAAACTTCTCTTAATTTATTATTATTAATTACGATTAACGAATCTACTTCTGCACGTAATTTTTCGATACCTATTTGCGCTTGTTCGTTACGCATTTTTCCTTCAAACTGAAAAGGCATGGTTACAATACCTACTGTTAAAATGTCCATTTCTTTGGCCATCTTGGCAATAATAGGTGCTGCTCCAGTTCCAGTTCCTCCACCCATTCCTGCAGTAATGAATACCATTTTAGTATTCGTTCCAAGCATTTGCTGAATTTCCGAAAAACTTTCTACTGCAGATTGCATACCAACTTCTGGGTTTGCTCCTGCTCCTAATCCTTCGGTAAGGTTAAGGCCTAATTGGATTTTATTTGGTACACCACTGTTTTGAAGAGCTTGCGCATCTGTATTACAGATTACAAAATCTACTCCCTTAATACCTTGTTGGAACATGTGGTTAATAGCGTTGCTACCACCTCCTCCAACACCAATAACCTTGATGACGTTAGATTGATTTTTAGGTAAATCAAAGGCGATACTTTCGAATTCTTTGTTGCTCATAAAATTCTGTTTTGTCGAGACGCAGTAATACTACGGCTCTGGTTTTCTTTATTTTTATTATTGTTTAGATGCTGCTTTGCATCTTCTTTGTCTGTTTCTTCAGAGGTAGCATTGCTACATCTCTACTCTGCGTTGTCTAAAAAATCTTTTACACGCTCTGTTAACGCATCTAAAAAAGAACGTTTTGGTTTTATTACAGGTTCTTGCATTTCTTCTTCTTCAACAATTTCGTCTACTTCATTTTCTATTACGTCTTCTACTATTGTCTCTGCTTTAACACGTTCTTGGCGTTTTAAACCATCCATTACTAAACCAACAGCTGTAGCAAACAATGGACTTGTAATAGCATCGTCACTATCTCCAGCTAAATGCTCGTTTGGATAACCAACCCTAGTATCCATTCCTGTAATATATTCTACTAGTTGTTTTAGATGTTTTAATTGTGCTCCTCCACCAGTTAAAACAATACCTGCAATTAGTTTTTTCTTTTGTTCTTCGTGACCGTAGTTTTTAATCTCTACATACACTTGTTCCACTATTTCAACGACTCTTGCATGAATAATTTTGGACAGATTTTTAAGTGTAATTTCTTTTGGCTCCCTTCCTCGTAAACCTGGAATAGACACAATTTCATTATCCTTATTTTCTCCTGGCCATGCAGAACCGAACTTTATTTTCAATAATTCGGCTTGCTTTTCTATAATAGAACAGCCTTCTTTTATATCTTCTGTTATTACATTTCCTCCAAAAGGAATTACTGCAGTATGACGAATAATTCCATCTCTAAAAATGGCTAAATCCGTTGTCCCTCCTCCTATATCAATTAATGCAACACCAGCTTCTTTTTCTTCTTGACTTAATACTGCATTTGCAGATGCTAAAGGCTCAAGTGTTATCCCTTCTAATTCTAAACCTGCACTCTTAACGCAGCGTCCAATATTTCTAATAGAAGACACTTGACCAACAACTACATGAAAATTGGCCTCTAATCTTCCACCATACATTCCTATAGGTTCTTTTATTTCTGCCTGTCCATCAACTTTATATTCTTGCGGTAAAACATGAATAATTTCTTCGCCAGGCAACATAACAAGTTTATGTACTTGGTTAATTAAGCGCTCAATATCATCTTCATCAATTACAGTTTCCGCATCTGCTCTGGTAATATAATCACTATGCTGCAAACTACGAATATGCTGTCCTGCAA includes these proteins:
- a CDS encoding zinc-dependent peptidase, producing MNNILIKIAFLFQEKEELLIFKIVIITLSVITALLVLFTILRGLFLFFEMAFVEYFKKKQFFTHFYFKRNKLSKPYKLILKQEFSFYNKLDLVEKKNFDHRIQYFIKNWEFVGKEIDVNNVMKVKIAATATKLTFGFRNYKIDVLDKIIIYPNAYYSTVNKQMHKGEFNMAYNALIFSWEDFEEGYTIENDNLNLGVHECIHAIHVTFLKSRKYSTSAAIFLDSFQELTTYLDANLALKQRLISSGYFRDYAFENHFEFISVLVENFIETPVEFQSHFPKIYEKVKQMLNFNFAGY
- the ftsA gene encoding cell division protein FtsA, which codes for MEQNLAVGLDLGTTKIVAMIGRKNEYGKVEILGIGKSKSLGIHRGVVNNITQTIQSIQLAVQEAEAAAATKIDGVTVGIAGQHIRSLQHSDYITRADAETVIDEDDIERLINQVHKLVMLPGEEIIHVLPQEYKVDGQAEIKEPIGMYGGRLEANFHVVVGQVSSIRNIGRCVKSAGLELEGITLEPLASANAVLSQEEKEAGVALIDIGGGTTDLAIFRDGIIRHTAVIPFGGNVITEDIKEGCSIIEKQAELLKIKFGSAWPGENKDNEIVSIPGLRGREPKEITLKNLSKIIHARVVEIVEQVYVEIKNYGHEEQKKKLIAGIVLTGGGAQLKHLKQLVEYITGMDTRVGYPNEHLAGDSDDAITSPLFATAVGLVMDGLKRQERVKAETIVEDVIENEVDEIVEEEEMQEPVIKPKRSFLDALTERVKDFLDNAE
- a CDS encoding BLUF domain-containing protein: MLKSICYRSTLNKELSILETESLFDNCKKNNDSLNIKGLLFKSNTNYFQIIEGDEQCIDSLFSKLKGDKRHKDIKELVNQRIGDFTFNNFTTGYSHVEDLDTIFGLQEYHNYMESEDLPEKKYFMEIISNLFSVEL
- a CDS encoding GatB/YqeY domain-containing protein, with amino-acid sequence MSLSVNIMTALKVAMKSKNTVALTALRAVKSAILLAQTESGAKEELTEEQELKILQKQVKQRKDSAAIFLEQGREDLATPELEEAEVISQFLPEAMSEAEVGKLVEDAITKTGAQGMKDMGKVMGIVNQVVAGRADGKIISTIVKSKLS
- a CDS encoding O-antigen ligase, producing the protein MNTLFKKTNNVNYVIIFLYLITLFVPSLGAFDFAATQWFYIGTLNVVVFLYYLLTPGYLSFAFPKYVKLFFGIQILTFIVSCLSMTQSIIIDESIVYISRIFTFIFCIFNLYIVFRDKNSFSYLGFSLLISSVLFIESFEVVYYFFTKSSALRTTELLQGIPHRYGNRNILAAAIVIKLPFLLYVFQQLKGLKRILPLIAIFFIIASLFLIGTRTAALIMAIVLVVFSIAYFIISKYSIKKSFKTIMPLLIVALMALGFSISINKIYNNKINSYVDLFSTKLEKDLYNPKGKSNLVNGSGRKDIWNSAIKDFKKSPIIGVGIGNWRHNSRADLAINRSNKQVIFSTHVHNDYLQALAETGIIGFLLYLSVYIISFVLLVIFFRSLKTNLDRFFTITIALALIGYMIDAFFNFPHDRAPIQIVLAFILAIILGFSSKDSQVKESLEITKRTKVIGFSIAFIMLLNAVNLYRDYSASKVQFTLMKELKTKDAFTQKYKYSYKQVVAMLPDYPYVNQIGTTNDDIKAMFAINNKKYDIALKHLDASISRVENDMWPRTLKAMTYNVLKKEDSAFVYSKEVFDAVPSVESNFFILKGIYKKRKDTVALFNLYDRHFKVRPQNITAWLHMCNDIRNYYRDDSLALSKVNYALESYPYDKELISFKSELVKIMSTKPKYDAIGSKLDKSVVDEMTEYFKAANNYFNQKDYAKARIQFLKVLELEPNNLPTHFKLGLLENLIKNYKDAIPYFTKVINDKYLNNGRPEYSRGVSYLKLNDNSNAKKDFLISRNKKWPAALKLSDAFFK
- the ftsZ gene encoding cell division protein FtsZ is translated as MSNKEFESIAFDLPKNQSNVIKVIGVGGGGSNAINHMFQQGIKGVDFVICNTDAQALQNSGVPNKIQLGLNLTEGLGAGANPEVGMQSAVESFSEIQQMLGTNTKMVFITAGMGGGTGTGAAPIIAKMAKEMDILTVGIVTMPFQFEGKMRNEQAQIGIEKLRAEVDSLIVINNNKLREVYGNLGFKAGFSKADEVLATASRGIAEVITHHYTQNIDLRDAKTVLSNSGTAIMGSSTSSGQNRAHEAISKALDSPLLNDNKITGAKNVLLLIVSGSQEITIDEIGEINDHIQVEAGHGANIIMGVGEDESLEESIAVTIIATGFNIEQQDEISNTETKKVIHALEEDQSIEKDLTPPAIITPEVILQKPEPPKVVKHTLNLDEDTEDSLSVMEMNLVNKQRSVSLEALGLIPTSEVIKNIDVVYDEVLATFNTEEEFIITSTENNTNNFVAIEIEEEEEKKQITLSFDLPINEESVEVELEAEESIVFDLNEIEVKDHVELVPVTQVLENEEVRYVLDDYDDSPAINTKKEEVKVEEIVDTEVVFEKKVITQEEVVETPEEDLDPMNSSISDILKDRADDRRLKMKSFNHKFNASKIDDIEKIPAYKRQGLSLDEARHSSSETNVSKTTLSIDDNDDIQLRNNNSFLHDNVD
- the rpe gene encoding ribulose-phosphate 3-epimerase, coding for MANKLIAPSMLAADFGNLQRDTEMVNNSDADWFHIDVMDGHFVPNISYGMPIIAAIKKHATKPLDVHLMIEKPERYIEEFAKVGADIITVHHESTVHLHRTLRQIKDAGCKAGIVLNLTTPVSVLEDILPECYMVLLMSINPGFGGQKFEDITYQRVKKLRKMITEQGLDTKIEIDGGVTDKNIEKLVEAGADVFVAGSHVFKSSDQAATIKNLKTLANS
- a CDS encoding RNA polymerase sigma factor RpoD/SigA codes for the protein MRQLKITKQVTNRETASLDKYLQEIGKVDLITADEEVELAQRIKAGDQLALEKLTKANLRFVVSVAKQYQNQGLTLPDLINEGNLGLIKAAQRFDETRGFKFISYAVWWIRQSILQALAEQSRIVRLPLNKIGSINKINKTFAFLEQAHERPPSAEEIAKELDMTINDVKESMKNSGRHVSMDAPLVEGEDSNLYDVLNSGESPNPDRNLLHESLRTEIERALETLTPREADVIRLYFGLGNQHPMTLEEIGETFDLTRERVRQIKEKAIRRLKHTSRSKILKTYLG